CTAATCACGGCATCAAATATAAGAAACCATTAACCATAAAGACACGAAGTTTATTAAAACCCCGTAATCAAAGAGCTAATTCAGTTTGGTGCCTTAGTGTCTTGGTGGCAAAAAAGCCTAATAATATTGCCCCGATTAGCACTCTACATCTCCCCCGCCCGTTTGACGGCCTTTCTGCCATATTTTTCCCTTATTTCATCCACTGCTTTATCCAGCTTCTCATTCTTAACTTTACTTTGCGAATCGTCGAACAAGCCCAGCTGGTCCTCTCCCTGGTTCAGATTGGAGGCCGATACGCCTATCAGCCGGATCTTGCGAAAGGTCTGCCAGTTCTTGTCGAAAAGCATTCGGGCTATGGTATTGATCTCGATGGCGTTGTCAACTGCATTTTCTACCGTCCTGCCGTAGGTATGGGTTTCGAAGTCCTGATACCTCAGTTTGAGAGTGATGGTCCGCCCTTTTACCCCTTCGGCCCTCAGGGCAGTGGCCACCTGCTCGGACAGGGTCAAAAGCGTACGGTGGATATCCTCTTTGCTTCCGGTATCCTCGTCGTAAGTGTGCTCCCGGCCCATGGACCTGACTTGATCTCCCTGGCTGACAGGATCTTCATCTATGGCGTTAGCCCGTTCGTGAAGATAGGCCCCCATTTTACCGAAAACAACCTCCAGTCTTTTGGGGTTATATTCGGCCAGCTGCCCGATTGTTTCGACCCCCATTTGTTTTAACCTATCCGCCGTCTTTGGCCCGACGCCCCACAATTTTCCCGATGCCATCGGGGCTAGAAATTTTTTCTCCCCGCCTTCGGGCACTATCACCAGTCCGTCCGGTTTCTGCAGGTCGGAGGCGATCTTGGCCACCAATTTATTGGACCCCATGCCAACCGATGCAGTAAGGAATAATTGAGATTTTATGGCCGTTTTTATTTTCCGGGCGATCTCCCGGGGTTCCCCGAAAAGCCTCTGGCAGCCGCTTAGATCCAAAAAGGCTTCATCCACCGAGATCTGTTCGATCTGCGGAGTGAAGCCTTTCAGTATTTCCATGATTTTATCTGATATTTCCGAATATCGCCGCATCCTTCCCGGCAGGAATATCCCTTGGGGACACAGAGCAAAGGCCTGGGAGACCGGCAGGGCCGAGTGAACCCCGAATTTCCTAGCTTCATATGACGCCGCTGATACCACGCCGCGACCCTTGCCCCCTTTGGGATCGGCCCCCACGATCACCGGCTTGCCCGTTAACGCCGGGTTATCCAGCACTTCGACCGCCGCGAAGAAGCAGTCCATATCCACATGGGCAATCAGCCTGGGCATTTACATATTCCTCGTTTAGTTTGCCACCGCCGCGCTGTCAAGCTTCCGGGGCTCCAGCTCGCTGTCGTCCTTGCCGTCTCCGTTGACATCCCAGGATATCACAAAATCGTCCATCAGAGCCGATACCGCCAGCTGGCCGCTCCGGCCGATGGCCGGAGGGATGTCATATCCAGCATTTTTTATCAATTTGTCGTTCCATATCTTCAAAGACATTTTGATGGGGCTGATGCCGCCGGGTCTGATCCGCACCGTGATCTCCCCGGCCCCCTTGTACTCAGCATTAACCGAGCCATCGCTGTTCTTCTGGTAAGAAAGATTCGGTATCTTTCGGGTGGTGGCGAACTCGGCGGCGCTTCCGGTGCGGGTTATCTTGGCCTTGATGTTCTCCAGGCCGGCCCTCTCCTGTTCATGCAGACTGGGCTGCTTTAAAAGGGCCTCCACGATGGGCAGGTATTCATCGGGAGTGGCCGGCCCGGTATGCCGGTCATTGTCGTCATAGAAATGGAACTCGCCCTGGCCGGAAAATTGGATCTGAAAGCCATATTTAAGAGAATCTGGTTTCTCCGCCGGCTTGACGGTGTCCTTGGCCGCTGGGGGCATGGTGCTGTCCGCCAGGATGTTTATCACTACCGGCTTCTGGGCCTGAAAATCAGCCTTTTTGGGCTGAGCATTGCATCCCAGGATCAATCCTGCGATCAATAAGCCCATCACATCGGCGTTAATATACCGCTTCATGGGTTTTCTCCTTCCAGTTACATAACTTGATTAAACGGCATCCGGGGCATTCCGGTTTCCGGGGATGGCAGATTTTCCGGCCATGCTCAATTATGTTCAGATGCAGGGGATAAACCATCTCATCCGGGACAAGCTTGCGGAATCGGTCCTGAAATTTTTCCCGGTCCTCTTTTTTCCTCACCCAGCCCAGCCGGTTTGAAACCCGATAGATATGAGTGTCCACCGGATAGACCGGAATCCCGGCCCCAAACAGCAGGGTGCAGGCGGCGGTTTTGGGGCCCACTCCCTTGATCGCCAGCAGGTACTGATAGGCCTCCCCCCGGGGCAGTTTTTTCAGGAACTCCAGCCCGGCCCTCCCCTGCTTCCCAACGATGAATGAAATCAGCTCCTTGATCCTTCGCGATTTGATATTTGCCAGTCCTCCGGCCCTGATGGTCAGAGCTATGCTGCCGGCCTCGGCGCCGGCCAGGGTCTCCCAGCGGGGGTATTTTTTCTTCAAGGCCAGAAATGCCCGGTGACTGTTGCTGTCGCTGGTATTCTGGGACAAAATGGTCTCCACCAAAACATCCATCAGCGGACGGGAAGCGGTCCATCTGGGCTGCCCATAATATCTATTGAGCATTCCATTTATTTTTTCGATAGATGGTCTAAGTTTTTCCGGCATTATATAATGATCTTTGCGCCTCTTTGATGACCCTGTCGGGAGGGATCCCGGCCATACATTTGGGGTCCGGGCAGTCCATCCGGTTGCATCCCAGACAATCCAGCTGCTTGTCCTGAAGCACGACATGCCCCTGGCCCCATGGCCCCTGGCTTCTGGGAACGGTCGGCCCGTAAAAAGAAATCACCGGGATCTTAAAGGCGGTGGCTATATGCAACGGGCCGGAATCATTGCCGATTATTAAGTCGCAGCCGGAAAGCAAGGCCGCCATCTGCCGCAGGCTGGTTCTGGGGATCAGCTTTGACGACTGGCAGACTGATAAAATGACTTTGGCATCGGTCTCTTCCGAAGGACTACCCCAGAATATCAGTATTTTGTTATTGGGGTCGGACGACAGGGCTTTAGCCACAGCTATATAATTATCTATCGGCCATCGCTTGCAGGCCCATCCTCCGGTGGGGATCAAGCCGATAACCCGGTCTCCGCCCAACGCCAAAGATCTATAAATACCCTGCTGGTATTTCTTTTCCTCATCCGTCAGGTTGAAAACCAGGTCTTTCCGTGATACCGGTATCCCCAGATATTTCAGCACCGAAAGGTTGAACTCAACTTCATGACCGTAGTTTGCGGCCCTGGCATTCAACAGGTGGCTGTAAAAGAATCTCCGGTAGCCGAAATCGAAACCGATCCTGTTACCGGCCCCGGAGATCACCGATTGGATGGCAGT
This genomic interval from Candidatus Edwardsbacteria bacterium contains the following:
- a CDS encoding endonuclease III produces the protein MLNRYYGQPRWTASRPLMDVLVETILSQNTSDSNSHRAFLALKKKYPRWETLAGAEAGSIALTIRAGGLANIKSRRIKELISFIVGKQGRAGLEFLKKLPRGEAYQYLLAIKGVGPKTAACTLLFGAGIPVYPVDTHIYRVSNRLGWVRKKEDREKFQDRFRKLVPDEMVYPLHLNIIEHGRKICHPRKPECPGCRLIKLCNWKEKTHEAVY
- a CDS encoding glycosyltransferase family 9 protein, with protein sequence MKLDAKKILVLRMSGVGDVLWTTPFLANLRAAYPAAHISYMVKEFCAPVLYNNHDIDEIVIFKKDKIFKQLSFLRNLRKDGYDLTIDLVGTPRTAIQSVISGAGNRIGFDFGYRRFFYSHLLNARAANYGHEVEFNLSVLKYLGIPVSRKDLVFNLTDEEKKYQQGIYRSLALGGDRVIGLIPTGGWACKRWPIDNYIAVAKALSSDPNNKILIFWGSPSEETDAKVILSVCQSSKLIPRTSLRQMAALLSGCDLIIGNDSGPLHIATAFKIPVISFYGPTVPRSQGPWGQGHVVLQDKQLDCLGCNRMDCPDPKCMAGIPPDRVIKEAQRSLYNAGKT
- the dinB gene encoding DNA polymerase IV; the encoded protein is MPRLIAHVDMDCFFAAVEVLDNPALTGKPVIVGADPKGGKGRGVVSAASYEARKFGVHSALPVSQAFALCPQGIFLPGRMRRYSEISDKIMEILKGFTPQIEQISVDEAFLDLSGCQRLFGEPREIARKIKTAIKSQLFLTASVGMGSNKLVAKIASDLQKPDGLVIVPEGGEKKFLAPMASGKLWGVGPKTADRLKQMGVETIGQLAEYNPKRLEVVFGKMGAYLHERANAIDEDPVSQGDQVRSMGREHTYDEDTGSKEDIHRTLLTLSEQVATALRAEGVKGRTITLKLRYQDFETHTYGRTVENAVDNAIEINTIARMLFDKNWQTFRKIRLIGVSASNLNQGEDQLGLFDDSQSKVKNEKLDKAVDEIREKYGRKAVKRAGEM